One segment of Vulpes lagopus strain Blue_001 chromosome 8, ASM1834538v1, whole genome shotgun sequence DNA contains the following:
- the TMEM174 gene encoding transmembrane protein 174, with translation MERAGGHVEDLPLNVFSVTPYTPSTADLQVSDDDKAGATLLFSGIFLGLVGITFTVMGWIKYQGVSHFEWTQLLGPILLSVGVTFILIAVCKFKMLSCQVCREGEERAPDAEQTAGGQSFVFTGINQPITFHGATVVQYIPPPYGSQEPLGVNATFLQPGIPCGPAPGPPHYYTIYPADNAVFVGDQGGPSSAGGRDRSGPAAHLLEATPPGVEVFSPPPYEELYSPPRQPTMLTQVLPP, from the exons ATGGAGCGGGCCGGCGGCCACGTGGAAGACTTGCCCCTCAACGTGTTCTCCGTGACCCCCTACACGCCCAGCACGGCCGACCTCCAGGTGTCAGATGACGACAAGGCGGGGGCCACCCTGCTCTTCTCAGGCATCTTCCTGGGGCTGGTGGGGATCACGTTCACCGTCATGGGCTGGATCAAATACCAGGGGGTCTCCCACTTTGAATGGACCCAGCTCCTCGGGCCCATCCTGCTGTCAGTTGGGGTCACATTTATCCTGATCGCTGTGTGCAAGTTCAAAATGCTGTCCTGCCAGGTGTGCAGAGAAGGTGAGGAAAGGGCCCCAGACGCGGAGCAGACGGCAGGAGGACAGTCGTTTGTTTTCACGGGGATCAACCAACCCATCACGTTCCACGGGGCCACGGTGGTGCAGTACATCCCTCCTCCGTACGGTTCACAAGAGCCCCTTGGGGTGAACGCCACCTTCCTgcagccagggatcccctgcggccccgcgcccggccctcCCCACTACTACACCATCTACCCGGCGGACAACGCGGTGTTCGTGGGTGACCAAGGCGGCCCGTCATCCGCGGGGGGCCGCGACAG ATCCGGCCCCGCGGCCCACCTGCTGGAAGCCACCCCGCCGGGGGTCGAGGTCTTCTCTCCTCCCCCGTATGAGGAGCTGTACTCCCCTCCTCGCCAGCCCACCATGCTGACCCAGGTGCTCCCTCCGTGA